A window of the Myxococcus virescens genome harbors these coding sequences:
- a CDS encoding SDR family oxidoreductase has product MGYRSLFAPGCFSNRTIIVTGGGSGIGRCTAHELAALGANVVLVGRKPDKLEAVAREIQEDGGKVSFEVLDIRDEEGVKATVARIIAAHGPIHGLVNNAGGQFPSPLSAISKKGFDAVVSTNLTGGFLMAREVYLQSMSSHGGAIVNMLADSWGGMPGMGHSGAARMGMLNLTQTAAVEWAASGVRVNAVAPGWVASSGMDSYKDEGVRAMIPLLKKEVPLQRLATESEVSAAIVFLLTDAAAFITGDVIKIDGGASCNTKIFPLEETTASKPYEGFHRASAPRILGGESKE; this is encoded by the coding sequence ATGGGTTACCGCTCTCTCTTCGCACCGGGCTGTTTCAGCAACCGCACCATCATCGTCACCGGCGGCGGCAGTGGCATTGGCCGCTGCACCGCGCACGAGCTGGCCGCGCTGGGCGCCAACGTCGTCCTGGTGGGCCGCAAGCCCGACAAGCTGGAGGCTGTCGCGCGGGAAATCCAGGAGGACGGCGGCAAGGTGTCCTTCGAGGTGCTCGACATCCGCGACGAGGAGGGCGTGAAGGCCACCGTGGCGCGCATCATCGCCGCGCACGGCCCCATCCACGGCCTGGTCAACAACGCGGGCGGGCAGTTCCCCTCGCCGCTGTCGGCCATCTCCAAGAAGGGCTTTGACGCGGTGGTGTCCACCAACCTCACCGGCGGCTTCCTGATGGCGCGGGAAGTCTATCTCCAATCCATGAGCAGCCACGGGGGCGCCATCGTCAACATGCTCGCGGACTCGTGGGGCGGCATGCCGGGCATGGGGCACTCCGGCGCGGCGCGCATGGGCATGCTCAACCTGACGCAGACGGCCGCCGTGGAGTGGGCCGCGTCGGGCGTGCGCGTGAATGCCGTGGCGCCCGGCTGGGTGGCCTCCAGCGGCATGGATAGCTACAAGGACGAGGGCGTGCGGGCGATGATTCCCCTCCTCAAGAAGGAGGTGCCGCTCCAGCGGCTCGCCACCGAGTCCGAGGTGAGCGCCGCCATCGTCTTCCTGCTCACCGACGCCGCGGCCTTCATCACCGGCGACGTCATCAAGATTGATGGTGGCGCGTCGTGCAACACCAAGATTTTCCCGCTGGAGGAGACCACCGCCTCCAAGCCCTACGAGGGCTTCCACCGCGCGTCGGCGCCGCGCATCCTCGGGGGTGAGTCGAAGGAGTAG
- a CDS encoding macro domain-containing protein, with amino-acid sequence MPVSVVEGDLLDQPVEAIVNAWNRNIIPWWLLLPQGVSGAIKRRGGVGPFREVAKAGPMPLGSAVVTSAGRLPFKAIIHVAGIDMRWRASERSIQDSVRNALAKAREQGLRSVAFPVIGAGSGSFDEARALELMRQVLGVEAGALDVSVVRFRP; translated from the coding sequence ATGCCCGTCTCTGTCGTCGAAGGGGATTTGCTGGACCAGCCGGTGGAGGCCATCGTCAATGCCTGGAACCGGAACATCATCCCCTGGTGGCTGCTGTTGCCGCAGGGGGTGTCCGGCGCCATCAAGCGCCGGGGCGGGGTCGGGCCCTTCCGCGAGGTGGCAAAGGCAGGCCCCATGCCCCTGGGCTCGGCGGTGGTGACCTCCGCCGGGCGGTTGCCATTCAAAGCCATCATCCACGTGGCGGGCATCGACATGCGCTGGCGCGCCTCGGAGCGCTCCATCCAGGACTCGGTCCGCAATGCCCTGGCGAAGGCCCGCGAGCAGGGTTTGCGCTCCGTCGCCTTCCCCGTCATTGGCGCGGGCTCCGGCAGCTTTGATGAAGCGCGCGCGCTGGAACTGATGCGCCAGGTCCTGGGTGTGGAAGCTGGCGCTCTCGACGTGAGCGTCGTGCGCTTCCGGCCATAG